Proteins found in one Taeniopygia guttata chromosome 27, bTaeGut7.mat, whole genome shotgun sequence genomic segment:
- the G6PC3 gene encoding glucose-6-phosphatase 3 isoform X1 encodes MESAPQPGAMDALHEAGIRAAVALQAGPAWLEQFWLLLTSQLDPNAIYTVFFPLARGLGERVALLLLWSALLAEWLNVVLKWFLFGERPYWWIHESGLSSREQLPLRQFPVTCETGPGSPSGHCMILAAALWPVVTALSKEVSRCTRSRLLRLIPFLAYILLLVAMGLSRIFVLAHFPHQVVTGSLAGMALGWGLQRWPPNFLKCRFFLLTALGLLLGALGLHGLATAAGLDLDWSLRRAGSRCSEPGWLRPETRPWASLCRASGTALGLALAARCSLSRRAAEELRALEPPLGSAALGLLALDVLHKLPRSEGTALWYLNVGARYALGPVLVGSLMPQLILFLRRLRATP; translated from the exons ATGGAATCCGCCCCTCAG CCCGGTGCCATGGACGCCCTGCACGAGGCCGGGATCCGCGCCGCCGTGGCCCTGCAGGCCGGGCCGGCCTGGCTGGAGCAGTTCTGGCTGCTGCTGACGTCCCAGCTGGATCCCAACGCCATCTACACCGTGTTCTTCCCGCTGGCCCGCGGGCTGGGCGAGCGcgtggcgctgctgctgctctggagcgCCCTGCTGGCCGAGTGGCTCAACGTGGTGCTCAAGTG GTTCCTGTTCGGGGAGCGCCCGTACTGGTGGATCCACGAGTCGGGGCTCTCCAGCCGGGAGCAGCTCCCGCTGCGCCAGTTCCCGGTCACCTGCGAGACGGGCCCAG GGAGCCCCTCGGGGCACTGCATGATCCTGGCGGCGGCCCTGTGGCCAGTTGTCACCGCCCTGAGCAAGGAAGTGTCGCGGTGCACCCGGAG CCGGCTGCTGAGGCTGATCCCGTTCCTCGCCTACATCCTCCTGCTGGTGGCCATGGGGCTCTCCCGCATCTTCGTGCTGGCCCACTTCCCCCACCAGGTGGTCACCGGCTCCCTGGCAG GgatggctctgggctgggggctgcagcgCTGGCCCCCCAACTTCCTCAAGTGCCGCTTCTTCCTGCTGAcggctctggggctgctcctgggcgCGCTGGGGCTGCACGGGCTGGCCACGGCCGCGGGGCtggacctggactg GTCGCTCCGGCGGGCCGGTTCGCGGTGCTCGGAGCCGGGCTGGCTGCGGCCCGAGACGCGGCCCTGGGCCTCGCTGTGCCGGGCGAGCGGCACCgcgctggggctggcactggccgCCCGGTGCTCGCTGAGCCGCCGCGCCGCCGAGGAGCTGCGGGCGCTGGAGCCGCCGCTGGGCAGCgcggccctggggctgctggccctggaCGTGCTGCACAAGCTGCCCCGGAGCGAGGGCACGGCGCTCTGGTACCTGAACGTGGGTGCCCGCTATGCCCTGGGGCCCGTGCTGGTGGGCTCCCTCATGCCCCAGCTCATCCTCTTCCTGCGGCGGCTCCGGGCGACCCCCTAG
- the G6PC3 gene encoding glucose-6-phosphatase 3 isoform X2 → MDALHEAGIRAAVALQAGPAWLEQFWLLLTSQLDPNAIYTVFFPLARGLGERVALLLLWSALLAEWLNVVLKWFLFGERPYWWIHESGLSSREQLPLRQFPVTCETGPGSPSGHCMILAAALWPVVTALSKEVSRCTRSRLLRLIPFLAYILLLVAMGLSRIFVLAHFPHQVVTGSLAGMALGWGLQRWPPNFLKCRFFLLTALGLLLGALGLHGLATAAGLDLDWSLRRAGSRCSEPGWLRPETRPWASLCRASGTALGLALAARCSLSRRAAEELRALEPPLGSAALGLLALDVLHKLPRSEGTALWYLNVGARYALGPVLVGSLMPQLILFLRRLRATP, encoded by the exons ATGGACGCCCTGCACGAGGCCGGGATCCGCGCCGCCGTGGCCCTGCAGGCCGGGCCGGCCTGGCTGGAGCAGTTCTGGCTGCTGCTGACGTCCCAGCTGGATCCCAACGCCATCTACACCGTGTTCTTCCCGCTGGCCCGCGGGCTGGGCGAGCGcgtggcgctgctgctgctctggagcgCCCTGCTGGCCGAGTGGCTCAACGTGGTGCTCAAGTG GTTCCTGTTCGGGGAGCGCCCGTACTGGTGGATCCACGAGTCGGGGCTCTCCAGCCGGGAGCAGCTCCCGCTGCGCCAGTTCCCGGTCACCTGCGAGACGGGCCCAG GGAGCCCCTCGGGGCACTGCATGATCCTGGCGGCGGCCCTGTGGCCAGTTGTCACCGCCCTGAGCAAGGAAGTGTCGCGGTGCACCCGGAG CCGGCTGCTGAGGCTGATCCCGTTCCTCGCCTACATCCTCCTGCTGGTGGCCATGGGGCTCTCCCGCATCTTCGTGCTGGCCCACTTCCCCCACCAGGTGGTCACCGGCTCCCTGGCAG GgatggctctgggctgggggctgcagcgCTGGCCCCCCAACTTCCTCAAGTGCCGCTTCTTCCTGCTGAcggctctggggctgctcctgggcgCGCTGGGGCTGCACGGGCTGGCCACGGCCGCGGGGCtggacctggactg GTCGCTCCGGCGGGCCGGTTCGCGGTGCTCGGAGCCGGGCTGGCTGCGGCCCGAGACGCGGCCCTGGGCCTCGCTGTGCCGGGCGAGCGGCACCgcgctggggctggcactggccgCCCGGTGCTCGCTGAGCCGCCGCGCCGCCGAGGAGCTGCGGGCGCTGGAGCCGCCGCTGGGCAGCgcggccctggggctgctggccctggaCGTGCTGCACAAGCTGCCCCGGAGCGAGGGCACGGCGCTCTGGTACCTGAACGTGGGTGCCCGCTATGCCCTGGGGCCCGTGCTGGTGGGCTCCCTCATGCCCCAGCTCATCCTCTTCCTGCGGCGGCTCCGGGCGACCCCCTAG